One Prunus dulcis chromosome 8, ALMONDv2, whole genome shotgun sequence DNA window includes the following coding sequences:
- the LOC117636743 gene encoding uncharacterized protein LOC117636743 isoform X1, with the protein MDQDFRMMRSQVPAFGSWDWNQDLPFTQCFESATQAGLLRYTSYSDEDRDLYVAGDLYENDVVTPAMIVVPRRRNKSRQSNVKEAKEQSWVVSDAKEPPSPPPRHRPTPKPVDEDLYKISPETLYAKTRKKRGFGFFSSCLLPTCVA; encoded by the exons ATGGATCAA GACTTTAGGATGATGAGAAGCCAAGTGCCAGCCTTTGGGAGCTGGGATTGGAACCAAGACCTCCCATTTACTCAGTGCTTTGAGTCAGCTACGCAAGCTGGGCTTCTGCGCTACACCAGTTACTCTGATGAGGATCGTGATTTATATGTTGCTGGTGATTTGTATGAGAACGACGTCGTCACACCTGCCATGATTGTTGTTCCTCGCAGAAGG AACAAAAGTCGTCAGTCAAATGTGAAAGAAGCAAAAGAGCAAAGTTGGGTGGTGAGTGATGCGAAGGAGCCACCAAGCCCTCCTCCCAGGCACAGGCCTACCCCAAAGCCTGTGGATGAAGACTTGTACAAAATCTCACCAGAGACTCTCTATGCTAAAACCAGAAAG AAGAGAGGGTTTGGCTTCTTTTCAAGCTGCTTGCTGCCAACATGTGTTGCGTGA
- the LOC117636743 gene encoding uncharacterized protein LOC117636743 isoform X2, protein MMRSQVPAFGSWDWNQDLPFTQCFESATQAGLLRYTSYSDEDRDLYVAGDLYENDVVTPAMIVVPRRRNKSRQSNVKEAKEQSWVVSDAKEPPSPPPRHRPTPKPVDEDLYKISPETLYAKTRKKRGFGFFSSCLLPTCVA, encoded by the exons ATGATGAGAAGCCAAGTGCCAGCCTTTGGGAGCTGGGATTGGAACCAAGACCTCCCATTTACTCAGTGCTTTGAGTCAGCTACGCAAGCTGGGCTTCTGCGCTACACCAGTTACTCTGATGAGGATCGTGATTTATATGTTGCTGGTGATTTGTATGAGAACGACGTCGTCACACCTGCCATGATTGTTGTTCCTCGCAGAAGG AACAAAAGTCGTCAGTCAAATGTGAAAGAAGCAAAAGAGCAAAGTTGGGTGGTGAGTGATGCGAAGGAGCCACCAAGCCCTCCTCCCAGGCACAGGCCTACCCCAAAGCCTGTGGATGAAGACTTGTACAAAATCTCACCAGAGACTCTCTATGCTAAAACCAGAAAG AAGAGAGGGTTTGGCTTCTTTTCAAGCTGCTTGCTGCCAACATGTGTTGCGTGA